ACAGCGTCCCAACCTGCCAGGAGGCCGGCATCCTCAATACCGTGGCCGGAATCATCGGACTGATACAGGCCACCGATGCAATCAAACTTATCATCAAGGCCGGCCAGCCGCTGACAAATAAATTACTGGTCTTTGACGCACTGGATATGAGTTTCCGAACTATAGAAATACAGCGCAGCCGGAATTGCCCGGTTTGCTCCAAAAACCCCTCGATTAAGACGCTGAACGACTGTGATTCCACTTCATTGGAATGCAGATAACATGCTAAATACTGTATACTTTATACTACATACTTTACCATGACCACCTATTTAGTTTACTCTGACATCTATCTGGAACACGACACCGGACCGCATCCGGAAACCAGCCAGCGGCTGGCCGCCACCATGGCCTACCTCAAAAGAAAGGACTGGCTAAACAAGACAACCCTGCTTGAACCGCGCCAGGCATCCATTGACGAGATTGCCTATGTCCACAGCCGGGAACACATCGAATCGGTCCGGAAAGTGGCCGAGCAAGGCGGGGGCTATCTGGATGGCGATACCCCGGTGTCAGAAAAATCCTATGAGGTGGCGCTCTATGCCGCCGGCGGAGTCCTAACCGCGGTTGATAAGGTTATGAAATCTAATCCGGGAAATCCGCATTCCGCACTCCACACTCCGCAATTTAATAACGCCCTGTGCCTGGTCCGTCCGCCCGGGCATCACGCTATGCCTACGCACGGCATGGGATTCTGCCTGTTCAATAACGTCGCCATTGCCGCCCGCTACGCCCAGAAGAAGCACGGCCTGAAAAAGATTGCCATCATCGACTGGGACCTGCACCACGGCAACGGCACCCAAGAGGCGTTCTGGTTTGACGACACGGTCCTGTTCTGTTCCCTGCATCGTTACCCCTATTATCCGGGCAGCGGCTCGGAGGCGGAAACCGGCTCAGGCAAGGGCGCGGACTTCACAATCAATATCCCGGTCTCCGGATATACCTCCAGCCGGGAATACCTGGACAAATTCTCCCGCCTGATGACCGATGCGGTCCGGCCGTTCAAGCCGGATTTCATCTTCATCTCTGCCGGATTTGACAGTTACAAAAACGACCCGCTGGGCGGACTGGGCCTGGAAATAAGCGACTATGGTGAGATGACCCGTCTGGTCCGGGCCGTGGCCGATGAATGCTGCCAAGGCCGGATGGTCAGCGTCCTGGAAGGCGGTTATGACCTCCAGGGCCTGCCGCTCTGTATCGAGGCGCACCTGTCGGAATTAAGCGCTGGTTAGTTAGAGCCGATAGGAAGGTAGTGACGTACCGGCTCTTATCCCGTAGCTTACGTCCTCCCAAGCGGAGGGGTTAGAAATTATTTTATTTGACTTTTATCCCTCTTTTTGGATAATATTTCACAATGTCTAACATCTACAACATCGGCCGGATTACCTATCAGGAGGCGGTGCGCCAGACGCTGTTTTATATCGTGCTGGCCGTCTCGGCCGTCCTGCTCCTGATTTCGCCGCTGTTCTGCCTGTTTGCCTTTGGCGAGGAGGTCTCGATGATGCGCGAGGTCGGCCTGGCCACCATCACCTTCGCCGGCATCCTGATTGCCGTCCTGACCGCTTCACAAGTCATCACCAGCGAGATAGAAAACCTGACCGCCATCATGCTCCTGGCCAAGCCGGTCCGCAGGAGCGAATTCATCATCGGCAAATTCGCCGGCATCCTATTCACCATCCTGATTGCCTTCCTGTTTCTGGGCGCGGTCTTTATCCTGACCTACTGGTATACGGAATTCCTGCCGGTGCTCGAAGCCAATGTCAAGGCCGGCAAGTATCTGACCGGTTCGGCGTCAAAGCTCCAGGACACCTATACGTTCTTCCGGACCGATGTCTGGCTGCTGGCCAAAGGCATCTACGGCTGTTTCCTCCAGGTGTCTATCATGACCTCATTTGCCGTGATTCTGTCCACCTATTTCTCGCTGGTCATTTCCGGCATCGGCTGTTTTGCCGTGCTTATCCTGGGCAATATCTCTGATTACCTTTATCATTCGCTCAGCCAGGGTTCCTCCATAATCGTTACCGGCCTGGCCCGGATCTTCTCCGCGCTCCTGCCCCATTTCAGCCTGCTCAACACCAGTTCACTGGTTACCGCCCAGTCACCTGTTTCCCTCTACTATCTCTTATTGACCTCTTTTTATACGCTGATTTATGTTGCTTTTGTCTTATATATAACCATACTGATATTCTCGAAGAGGGAAATCAAATAATTCTTTATGTACACGGATTAAGCGGATACGACTGATTAAACGGAAATATAAACCGCCCTCAGGCGGGTCAGTTAAATCAGCAAAATCAGTTTAATCCGCTTACGAAATTTTCTATGCGTTATGTAGTATTCGGCGATATCCACGGCAATCTGGAGGCGCTCGAGGCCGTGACGGAAAAAATGGCCAATGAAAAGCCGGATAAATACATCTGCATCGGCGATTTGGTCGGCTACGGCGCCAATCCCAATGAATGCATTGACAAGGTCAAGTCATTAAATCCCATCCTGATCGCCGGCAACCACGACTACGCCGCGGCCGGACTGCTCAACGTGGATTTCTTCAATACCTACGCCTTCCGGGCCATCGAATGGACCAAGCACCAGTTGACCCCGGAGCACAAGGAATTCCTCCGGAATATGAAACTCATCCAGCGGATTAACAATCTCACCGTGGTCCACGCCACGCCCTACAGCCCGGAGATGTTCGAGTATATGGAGAACAATTACGACGTCCAACTGGCCCTGACCTCGCTCAATACCCCGGTCTGTTTCATCGGCCATTCCCATATCCCCATCTCGTTCACGATTAACCGGGGCAGTATCTCATTCTCCACCGAGCCCTATACCACCATAAAAGGCAATAACAAGGTCATTATCAATGTCGGCAGCGTCGGCCAGCCCCGGGATGAAAACCCGGAAGCGTCCTATGCGGTCTATGATACCGAGGAGGCCGTGGTCTGGATTAAACGGGTGGAATACGACATCAAAAAGACGGCGGACAAGATACTCAAGGCCAAACTGCCGGAAATCCTAGCTGAACGAATTAAATACGGACGGTAGAAGATGCAACCACAGCCCTTCCCGATGGATATCGGGATGGTCGGTAGCATTTAGCCAGTGGCTAAAGCGCACCGGGTACTTGCACAGATGTACAATTCCCCCTTAATAAAGGGGGTAAGGGGGTTGTTGAAATCCTCCACAAAAACCTCACCTATAAAATAATCGGGATAGCCAGTGGAATACACAGCAAATTAAACGATAGGATTAAAAGTCGGATTACTCATTAATTTTGGCACCAAAAGTCTGGATTGGAAACGAATAGTTTATTAGAATTATATTCCACTGATTATACTCTTCTTAATCTGCGAACTCCGCAGAGACCGCGAAGCGAAATCTGTGGCTAAGTATTTATGAAATTATCTACCAAAGTCGGCCCGTTCAGATTCAAGAACCCCATCCTGCTGGCCTCCGGCACCTATGGCTACGGTAAATCATCTAAGACCCTGAATGTTGATTCCCGGGTCAGCCAGTTAGGCGGATTCATCACCAAGACCATCACCATCAAGGAGCGATTAGGCAATAATCCGCCCCGCATCGTGGAAACCGCATCCGGCATCATCAACTCAGTCGGCCTGGAAAATCCGGGTATGGCCAGATTCTGCGCGGAATACCTGCCGGAGATGGGACGGCTCAAGACGGTTCGGATTATCAGTATCGGCGGCGCATCCACCGACGAGATTATCCAGGCCATTAAATTATTCCAGCAACACAAATACCGGACCTTTGACGGCATCGAACTCAACATCTCCTGCCCAAACGTAAAGATGAGTGGCAGGTTTATCCAGCCCCTGCGTGCGCAGTCGCAACGGAGTCCCGATTATTTCGGGGCAGGGGCTGGATGCATTGCTCAATCGCCTGTGGAAGTCCGCAAGACCGTGCAAAAGGTCTTGAAGGTAGCCCGTCTGCCCATCATTGTTAAACTCTCACCCAATGTCACGGATATAGTGGAGATTGCCAATTCCGCCCTGAAAGCCGGGGCAAAGGTCCTGTCGCTGATTAATACCGTCTCGGCTTTGGCAGTTGATTACCGTACCGGCAAACCCATGCTGGGCGGCGTGACCGGCGGACTATCCGGCCCGGCCATCAAACCCATTGCCCTGAAGATGGTTGCAGATGTGGCCAGCAAGACCAAGGCCGAGGTGATTGGCATCGGCGGGATAATGAATGCCAAGGATGTCCTGGAATTCCTGTCTGTCGGGGCTAAGGCAGTCCAGGTCGGCACGCTGAATTTAGTCGACCCCTTCGCGGTCTTTGACCTACCGGCTGCTCTGAAGAAATATATAACAAAATAAATTCCCCCTCTCCCCTTCGTGCGAAGGGGGTTAAGGGGGATTTTTACTCCCCTCTATTAAGAGGGGTCGGGGTGTGTCGGTTACACCACATATCCAAGAATATAGATTACCAACTCAGTAGAATTCGTTCCGCCGACATAGGCCTGCCAGAGCAATGTTCGGTCGGTTGCCACCGGCATCAGAACCGAGCCGCCATTACTAATCCCCGGGGCATTAACCGCCGGAGCCATGACCTGCAGGGCATATTCCG
The genomic region above belongs to Planctomycetota bacterium and contains:
- a CDS encoding ABC transporter permease; protein product: MSNIYNIGRITYQEAVRQTLFYIVLAVSAVLLLISPLFCLFAFGEEVSMMREVGLATITFAGILIAVLTASQVITSEIENLTAIMLLAKPVRRSEFIIGKFAGILFTILIAFLFLGAVFILTYWYTEFLPVLEANVKAGKYLTGSASKLQDTYTFFRTDVWLLAKGIYGCFLQVSIMTSFAVILSTYFSLVISGIGCFAVLILGNISDYLYHSLSQGSSIIVTGLARIFSALLPHFSLLNTSSLVTAQSPVSLYYLLLTSFYTLIYVAFVLYITILIFSKREIK
- a CDS encoding metallophosphoesterase family protein is translated as MRYVVFGDIHGNLEALEAVTEKMANEKPDKYICIGDLVGYGANPNECIDKVKSLNPILIAGNHDYAAAGLLNVDFFNTYAFRAIEWTKHQLTPEHKEFLRNMKLIQRINNLTVVHATPYSPEMFEYMENNYDVQLALTSLNTPVCFIGHSHIPISFTINRGSISFSTEPYTTIKGNNKVIINVGSVGQPRDENPEASYAVYDTEEAVVWIKRVEYDIKKTADKILKAKLPEILAERIKYGR
- a CDS encoding dihydroorotate dehydrogenase gives rise to the protein MKLSTKVGPFRFKNPILLASGTYGYGKSSKTLNVDSRVSQLGGFITKTITIKERLGNNPPRIVETASGIINSVGLENPGMARFCAEYLPEMGRLKTVRIISIGGASTDEIIQAIKLFQQHKYRTFDGIELNISCPNVKMSGRFIQPLRAQSQRSPDYFGAGAGCIAQSPVEVRKTVQKVLKVARLPIIVKLSPNVTDIVEIANSALKAGAKVLSLINTVSALAVDYRTGKPMLGGVTGGLSGPAIKPIALKMVADVASKTKAEVIGIGGIMNAKDVLEFLSVGAKAVQVGTLNLVDPFAVFDLPAALKKYITK
- a CDS encoding histone deacetylase; the encoded protein is MTTYLVYSDIYLEHDTGPHPETSQRLAATMAYLKRKDWLNKTTLLEPRQASIDEIAYVHSREHIESVRKVAEQGGGYLDGDTPVSEKSYEVALYAAGGVLTAVDKVMKSNPGNPHSALHTPQFNNALCLVRPPGHHAMPTHGMGFCLFNNVAIAARYAQKKHGLKKIAIIDWDLHHGNGTQEAFWFDDTVLFCSLHRYPYYPGSGSEAETGSGKGADFTINIPVSGYTSSREYLDKFSRLMTDAVRPFKPDFIFISAGFDSYKNDPLGGLGLEISDYGEMTRLVRAVADECCQGRMVSVLEGGYDLQGLPLCIEAHLSELSAG